One Mixta gaviniae genomic window carries:
- the rutD gene encoding pyrimidine utilization protein D has translation MRIDISGRCDSGAPTIVLAAGLGGLGSFWLPQMSALQQRYRVATYDQRGTGSNPDSLPEGYSLRDMAAELAQALSDAGIARFDLLGHALGGLIGLQLALDYPDRLNRLVVVNGWLTLDAHTRRCFRVRQDLLLNVGIEAYVRAQPLFLYPADWLAASQARIEAEESLQCAHFQGMENLLRRLHALMSADFHSRATAIVQPVLAICARDDLLVPWTCSQQLCRALPNASLRQMDWGGHAMSVTDSATFNALLLAWLDAAPVTTARHASRVA, from the coding sequence ATGCGTATCGACATTTCCGGCCGCTGCGACAGCGGCGCCCCGACCATCGTGCTGGCCGCCGGTCTTGGCGGCCTGGGCAGCTTCTGGCTGCCGCAGATGTCGGCGCTGCAGCAGCGCTATCGGGTCGCGACCTACGATCAGCGCGGCACCGGCAGCAATCCGGATAGTCTGCCGGAAGGCTATAGCCTGCGCGATATGGCCGCCGAGCTGGCGCAGGCGCTAAGCGATGCGGGCATTGCACGCTTTGATCTGCTGGGGCACGCGTTAGGCGGGCTGATTGGGCTGCAGCTGGCGCTTGACTATCCCGACCGCCTGAACCGGCTGGTGGTGGTTAACGGCTGGCTGACGCTGGACGCCCATACGCGCCGCTGTTTTCGCGTGCGTCAGGATCTGCTGCTCAATGTCGGCATAGAGGCGTACGTGCGGGCACAGCCGCTGTTTCTCTATCCCGCCGACTGGCTCGCCGCCAGTCAGGCGCGGATTGAGGCCGAGGAGAGCCTGCAATGCGCCCATTTCCAGGGAATGGAAAATCTGCTGCGGCGCCTGCATGCGCTAATGAGCGCCGACTTTCATTCCCGGGCCACGGCGATTGTCCAGCCGGTGCTGGCAATTTGCGCGCGCGACGATCTGCTGGTGCCCTGGACCTGCTCGCAACAGCTCTGCCGCGCACTGCCCAACGCCTCGCTACGCCAGATGGACTGGGGCGGCCATGCGATGAGCGTTACCGACAGCGCCACTTTTAACGCCCTGCTGCTGGCCTGGCTTGACGCCGCGCCGGTAACGACTGCCCGGCACGCCAGCCGCGTCGCCTGA
- the rutC gene encoding pyrimidine utilization protein C, protein MPKQVIIPPGSGTPIAPFSPGALADGVLYVSGTLPFDAQNNVVCPGDAAAQTRHVLEIIKGVIETAGGTLEDVTFNALFLTDWQHYAAINQVYADYFPGDKPARFCIQCGLVKPEALIEIATTAHLAK, encoded by the coding sequence ATGCCTAAACAGGTCATTATTCCGCCCGGCAGCGGCACGCCGATAGCCCCTTTTTCACCCGGCGCGCTGGCGGACGGCGTGCTGTATGTTTCCGGCACGCTGCCGTTCGACGCGCAAAACAATGTGGTCTGTCCGGGCGATGCGGCGGCACAGACGCGTCACGTGCTGGAGATCATCAAGGGGGTGATCGAAACCGCGGGCGGCACGCTGGAGGATGTCACCTTCAATGCGCTGTTTCTTACCGACTGGCAGCACTATGCCGCCATTAATCAGGTCTATGCCGACTATTTTCCGGGAGATAAGCCCGCGCGCTTCTGCATTCAGTGCGGGCTGGTCAAACCTGAGGCGCTGATCGAAATTGCCACCACCGCCCATCTCGCTAAGTGA
- the rutF gene encoding NADH-dependent FMN reductase RutF, with translation MSSSAFVPALSGVEKQDFRNAMSRLGAAVNIVTTDGPGGRAGFTASAVCSVTDAPPTLLVCVNRSASVWPAFSQNQVLCVNTLAAGHEALSNLFGGKTPMETRFLAAGWHTLATGAPILDDAVASFDCRISRTVSVGTHDILFCEAQALVCSAQGSGLIWFDRGYHHLLRQAAS, from the coding sequence ATGTCGTCATCCGCCTTTGTCCCCGCGCTCTCCGGCGTGGAGAAACAGGATTTTCGTAACGCCATGTCGCGCCTCGGCGCCGCCGTCAATATCGTCACTACTGACGGGCCGGGTGGGCGCGCCGGATTTACCGCCTCGGCCGTGTGCAGCGTTACCGACGCGCCGCCCACGCTGCTGGTCTGTGTTAACCGATCCGCCTCGGTCTGGCCGGCGTTTTCGCAAAATCAGGTGCTGTGCGTCAACACGCTGGCGGCCGGCCATGAGGCGCTGTCGAATCTGTTCGGCGGCAAAACGCCCATGGAGACGCGCTTTCTCGCCGCCGGCTGGCACACGCTGGCAACGGGCGCGCCGATTCTGGACGACGCCGTCGCCTCTTTTGACTGCCGTATCAGCCGAACCGTCAGCGTGGGTACGCACGATATTCTGTTTTGCGAAGCCCAGGCGCTGGTCTGCAGCGCGCAGGGATCCGGCCTGATCTGGTTTGATCGTGGCTATCACCACCTGTTGCGACAGGCAGCGAGTTAA